The nucleotide window CGATGCGCGCTCGCTTGCCGGCGGTATCTCGCTGGCTGAGGCGGAGCATGCGGTGGAAGAGATCGTCTACGGCCTGCTGGCGCAGCGCGGCGGCAGTGTCTCGGCCGAGCACGGCATCGGCCTGCACAAAAAGCCTTACCTGCATGTAAGCCGCACACCTGCCGAACTGGCCGCCATGCGCGCCATCAAGCAGGCGCTCGATCCTTTGAATCTGCTCAACCCGGGCAAGGTGTTTGACCTCCATCCTTTTGCTACGAAAGCGACTCCATGACTGTTGCCACCCTCACCGCAAGCGCTGAACTGCTGACCCGTCTTGCCCGCCCCGAAGTGCGTGATTTGCCGGCCTACAACGCCGGCTTGTCTTCCGAGGTCGTGCGCCAGCGTTATGGTGTCAGCCATGTAGCGCGCCTGGCCAGCAACGAAAACCCGCTCGGCCCCAGCCCGGCTGTGGGCCGGGCGCTGGCGCAGCTCGCGCAGACCATCGGCCTGTACCCCGACGCCAATTGCCGCGCCCTGCGCGCTGCCATCGCCGCACGCACTGGCGCAAAGCCGGAGCAGGTGGTGGTAGGCAATGGTTCGGAGAACTTGCTGGAAGTGTTGTGTCAGGCTTTTCTGGAGCCGGGCGACCGTGTGGTCACGTTGCTGCCCTCCTTTGGTCTGCACGAAATTTACCCTCGCATGATGGGTGCCAAGGTGCAAATGTTGCCGGTCACACCTGCGCTGGAGTTCGATGTGGATGCCTGGTGCGCTGCATTGACCGCAGGGCCAGCGCCTAAGTTGGCCATGCTCAGCAACCCGTCCAACCCGGTTGGCTGCATGCTGGACGCAGCGGCATTTCGCCGCATTGTGCAGGCGACGCCACAGGAAACCCTGCTGGTGATCGACGAAGCCTATTACGAATACGCGTTACGCACGCCCGGCTTCCCGGATGCGCTGGCGGAGCTTCGCGCGCAAAACCGCCCGTGGATCGTTCTGCGTACCTTCTCCAAAGCCTGGGGTCTGGCTGGTTTGCGTGTGGGTTATGGCATTGCCTCGGATGACAAACTGGTGCAGATGCTGGACCGCGTACGCACGCCGTTCAATGTGAATCTGGCAGCACAGACAGCAGCACTGGCCGCATGGAACGATGTTGCGTACATGGAAAAATGCGTAAGTGACACCGTGGCGCAGCGCCAGTGGCTGGCCACGCAATTGCACGCCATGGGCGTGCGCATGGCGCCGTCAGCCACCAACTTCCTGTTTGTCGACCTGCAGCGCCCCAATGGCCCGGTGGCCGAGGCGTTGTTGCAACGCGGCGTTGTCGTTAAGCCGTGGAAGGAAGTGGGCTATGAGAACTTTATCCGCGTTTCCATTGGCAGCGTGCAAGACAACGCGCTGTTTCTGCAGGCCTTTGCAGACGCGATGCGCAACCCTGTTTAAGGTTGTGCTGAATAAGCCCGTTCGCGTTGAGCTTGGCCTGTCCTGAGCTTGGCGAAGGGCGAAACGCAGTCCTTACAAATCAAGGGCTTGCTAAGAGCTTCGACAAGCTCAGCCCGAACGGAGGCATTACCTTAAGACGCCTTCAATTCAAACACCAGGCAGGTGGTGGTGGCGTGCGCGTACAGCGTGCCGTCCGGTCCGACGATGCGGGCTTCTGCGGTGGCCAACTGGCGGCCGCAATGGATCACGGTGCCGATGGCACGCACCCTGGGTGCCTTGGCCGGGTTGATAGCCTTGACCAAATTCACGCCCAGCTCCGCCGTGGTGTACCCGCGGCCCACCGGCATCATGGTGTGCACCGCGCAACCCAGGGCTGAGTCGAGCAGCGTGGCGTACCAGCCGCCGTGGATGCCACCCATGGGGTTCAGGTGCGTTGGACCGGGTGCGCCCTGGAACACAGCACGGCCTTCACTGACCTCGATCAACTGAAAGTCCAGCGTCTTGGCGATGGGCGGGTAGGGCAGTTCGCCGCGCAGCATGGCCTGCATCATTTCCAGTCCGGTTTTGCCTGCCACCTGGTCGGGACGGGACACACCGGCGCCCGCTCCGGCGTTCAGGCGGTTCGTGATTTCCTGCTCTTGGGCGATCCAGGTTTCTAGTACGGATACGTTAGACATTGCTGTGTTCCTTTCAGGGGGATTTAATACTATAGTTGCATATGCATCAATTGTAGCTACAATCATCTGCATGAAAACCGAAGTCAAGCCCGACATTGCAAATTTCCACCCGGACAAGCCGCAGGGCTGTACCAATCTGAAACTGCGCCAGCTCATGCGGCGTGTTGCGCAGCACTACGACGTGGAGCTGGCCAAGACCGGCCTGAAGACCACGCAGTATTCGCTGCTGTCCCATGTGGTGAAGCTTGGGCCGATTCGTGCCGTGGATCTGGCGGGTGTGATGCGCATGAGCACCTCCACCCTGTCGCGCAACCTGCAGCCGTTGGCGGCGATGGGCGTGATCGAAATCCTGCCCGGCGCCGATGCGCGCAGTCGCCTGATCAGTGCGACCGAAGCCGGCCAGCACAAGCGCACCGAAGCGCAGCGCAAATGGCGCATCGCGCAAGAAGGCATCAACCAGACATTGGGCGCGCAGCGCGTGCTGGCCCTGCATGCGCTGATAGACGAATCCCTTGAACTGTTGTCCCCCGCGGACGGAGAAAACGACGATGTCTGAACAAATCAAAAAATATGCCGTCTGGCTGGTGCTGCTGGCGGCGGCCGGCACCTTTGCCCTCACCATGGGCGTGCGCCAGACCATGGGTTTGTTCATGGGTTCGCTGAATACCTCCACCGGTTTGGGCGTGGGCCAGATCAGTCTGGCGTTCGCGTTTGGGCAGCTGTGGTGGGGGCTGACGCAGCCGTTTGCCGGTGCGTTCGCCGACCGCGTGGGCGCCGGGCGCGTGCTGCTCCTCGGTGTGGCGTTGGTGGCCTTGGGCACTTTCATCACCCCCTTCATGACCACCACTGCTGGCTTGATCTTCGCCATCGGCGTACTGGCTGCGGGCGGCGCTGGTATGGCAGGCCCCGCCGTATTGATGGCCGCGACCACGCGCCTGTTACCACCCGAGAAGCGCGGTGTGGCCACTGGCATCGTCAACGCCGGCGGCTCGTTTGGCCAGTTCCTGATGGCGCCGATTGCCGGTGCATTGATCCTGGGCGTCGGCTGGGGCAATGCGATGCAGGTGATGGCGGCCATCGTGCTGTTGGCGCTGCCCGCGGCTTTCTTCCTGAAGGGCAATAACGTGCAGGCTGCAGTGCCTGGCGTCAAATCGGTCAGTACCGGGGAGGCCGTGCGCACAGCGTTGCGCACCCCAAGCTTCTTGCTGTTGGCCACAGGTTTTTTTGTCTGCGGTTTCCACGTCGCATTTCTCGCGACCCATTTGCCCGGCGTCGTTGCTGCCTGCGGCCTGCCGGTGCAATGGGGCGCCTGGGCGCTGGCTACGCTGGGCCTGTTCAATATCGTCGGTAGCATTGCAATGGGCTGGGCGGTTGGTCGCTGGCGCATGAAGTCGCTGCTGTCGCTGGTCTATGCGGTGCGTGCTGTGGCGGTGCTGGTGTTCCTGTTCGCACCCAAGACCGGTCCGGTCGTGCTGGTGTTCGCCGCAGTGATGGGTGTGAGCTTTTTGTCCACCGTCCCGCCCACCGCGGGCCTGGTCGCCAAGTTCTTTGGCACGGCCAATATGGCGACGTTGTTTGGCCTGGTGATGTTGACGCACCAGGTGGGCGGTTTCCTGGGCGCCTATCTGGGTGGCAAGGTGTTTGATGCGACCGGCAGTTACGACTGGATCTGGTACGCCGATATCTTGCTGGCAATAGCTGCCGCGCTGATTCACTTGCCGATCAAAGAGGCCAAGTTGCCAGCGCGCGCGGTGGCTGCATGAGCACTACCGCTGCGCTGGACCCGCGCACTCGCCTGTTGCTCGAAGGCCCCATCGTTTCCACGCTGTTGCGTCTGGGTGCACCGATGGTCCTGGTGATGGTGGCGCAAGCCGCGGTTGGGCTGATCGAGACCTGGTTTGTCGGCAAGCTGGGTACCGACGCACTGGCCGGCATGGCGCTGGTGTTCCCTGCGGTGATGCTGATGCAGATGATGTCGGCGGGTGCCATGGGCGGCGGCATTGCGTCCGCCATTGCCCGCGCTTTGGGCGCGCGCCGCCTTGACGATGCGGATGCCCTGGTGTTCCATGCGCTGGTGATTGGGCTGCTGTTTGCGGCTGCGTTCACGCTGAGCTTGTTGTTGGGTGGGCGCTGGCTGTACACCCGCATGGGTGGCTCCGGCGCGGCCCTGGAAGCGGCCATGCAGTATTCCAACTGGGTGTTCGCCGGGGCGGTGCTGGTGTGGATGTTCAATTCGCTCTCCGCCATCATCCGCGGCACCGGCAATATGGCGGTGCCCGCGGTCGTGACGGTCGGTGGGCTGGTGTTCTTGGTTCCGCTTTCACCCCTGTTGATTTTTGGCTGGGGCCCTGTGCCAGCGATGGGTATTGCCGGTGGCGCGTTGGCGCTGTTGGTCTATTACGCGGTCGGCACGCTGGTGTTGATCGCCTATATGCGCTCCGGCCGCAGCCTGCTGCGCATCGGGTGGGCACATTGCAAGATGCGCTGGCCCTTGTTCAAGGACATTCTGCGGGTCGGCGTGATCGGTGCGGTATCCACGGTGGCGACCAACGTGTGTATTGCCATTGCCACGGCGCTCTCCGGTGCTTTCGGCCCCACCGCCATTGCGGGTTATGGCACGGCTTCGCGGCTGGAATACCTGCTGGTGCCCTTGGTGTTTGGCCTGGGTGCGCCACTGGTGGCGATGGTCGGCACCTGTGTGGGCGCCGGTCAGCGCGAGCGTGCCATGCGGGCCACCTGGATCGGCGCAGGCATGGCGTTTTTATTGGCGGAAGCCATTGGTATTGCGGCGGCGCTGTTTCCCGCGGCCTGGTTGTCGCTGTTTGACAGCGACCCGGCGATGATTGCTGCGGGCGCGCGCTACCTGCAGATCGTCGGCCCGTTTTACGGCTTCTTCGGTCTGGGGCTGGTGTTGTACTTTGCATCGCAGGGCGCAGGCAAGTTGTTGTGGCCCATCATTGGCAACGGGGCGCGCCTGTTGGTCGCTGCGGTGGGTGGTTTGCTGGCGCTGCAGTGGGGCGGTGATCTGGGTATTGTGTTTGCGGCGCAGGCGGCTGCGATGGTGGTGTACGGCGTGGTCAACGCGTATGCGATTGCGGGTGGCGCGTGGTTTGGCAGACCCGGTTGGCCGCGGTTGCCGGGGGCTTGGGCGCGGGCTTGAGTTTTTAAGGCATCGTTTGCGCGAGGGCGCAGTCGGACTATGTGTTTTGCTCCGTGTCCTCCGGGCCGTGAGGGCCCTCCTCCTTTCCCTGCGCAAAACCCAAAGCCCGACTAGGCCTTCTGCAATATGCGTAGCGGTAGTAAGCTAGGCATCTATGACCACCTTCACCAAAGTAATCCTGTTTACCGACACCGATGGCCGCGCGAAGTTTCGGGAAGAAACCGTGCCGCTGGACCAGGGTACGCCGCAATCAATGCTTTCTGAAGTATTTGCCACTGGCGGTTACCAGTTGCGTACCAGCCCGGTGGGGTTTCGCAGCCAGTTCCATTGCTCGGGCCATACGCAGTGGTGCTTCATTTTGGGCGGGCAGATGGAGATTGGCATCCAGGACGGTGTGTCGCGCATCTTCAAGCCGGGTGAACATTTCTATTCGGCTGATCTGCTGCCCGAAGGTGCGGTGTTTGACCCGGCCATCCATGGGCACTGGAGTCGGCAGGTCGGCCCCGACCCGTTGGTGACTTTGTTCGTTCGCGGTTAACCGCGGTCCGCGGCACCCTGCAGCGCACCGGACAGCAGATGTATTACGCCGGATAGCGTGGACTGCACACCCTGCACCAGACCCGCCGCCACATCGCGGGCCGTGATGGAGCGATAGTCTTTGGGGATGAGGGGCTTGAAAACACGGCTGATGACCAGTGCAATGCCTTCACCGGCGCGCGTGGGCTGGTTCAAGGCCTCGCGGTCCCCGGCCAGCATGGAGGGGCGGGCGATGACCACGCTCTGGAAGCCCAGACCGGCCAGCGCCACCTCCATCTCGCCCTTGACCCGGTTGTAGAAAATCGACGAGCGCGGGTCGGCACCCATGGCGCTGACTACTCCTAATTTCGTAGCGCCTTGCGCACGCGCTGCGCGGGCTGCAGCCACAACAGCCTCGTAATCCACGGCGCGGAAGGCTTCCTGGCTGCCAGCCACCTTGATGGTGGTGCCCAACGCAATAAAGACCTCGTCCACGGCCGGCAATGCTGCCAGCGTGGAGAGGTCTTTGAAGTCCACCACATGCTGTGCCAGCTTGCGGTGGGTAGCGATGGAGCCCGCCAACTGGCGGCGCCCCACGCTGTGTACCTTGGTGTAGCGCTTATCGGCTAGAAGATCCGCCAGGACCTCGCGGCCCACGAGGCCCGTTGCCCCCACGACCATTGCCACCGCCGCCGCCGTATCCGCCGCCGTTGCCGCCATAACCGCCACCTCCCGTATTGGAACCTCCGCGGTTGCCGCCACCATAGCCGCCTCCACCGCCACCACGGCGTGCGCCGCGTCCAGCCATCATATCGACGCTGGTACGCATCGGGTCGGGTTGTGCGGTGGAAGGACGCGGAGCGCGGCCTTCATGCGTGAAACCTGCTGGAGGTTGGTGCTCGGAATTGCCACCACCACCTTGGCGAGGTCCACGGTTTTGTGGTGGGCGTGCGCCTTGAGGACGGGGCTGCTGGTCGCCACGGGCTGGGCCCCGGCCACCACCATTGCCGCCACCGCCGTTGCGCGGGCCGCCACGGCCGCCGCCGCCGCCATTTCCACCACCGTTGCCACCGCCTTGACCGGCTTTGTTGTCGCGCACGCGCTGCATCATTTCGGTCCGTGCGGCGCGGGCAGCTGCCTGCATCACGTCACGGCTTGGGGGCTTGCCAGCGCCGCCCCAGATGGTCTGGCGGCCCATGGCGATGGGCTCACCCTTTTCGCCTGGCTCGGGGCCGAAGCCTTCGATGATCTTGACTTCGATGTTCTGCTTGGTGAAGCGTTCGATGTCCTGCATGAAGCCTTCTTCGTCCAGGCACACCAGATTCACCGCGGCGCCATCGGCACCGGCGCGGCCAGTACGGCCAATGCGGTGCACATAGTCCTCGCTGACGTTCGGGATTTCGTAGTTCACCACGTGTGGCAGGTCGTCGATGTCAATACCGCGGGCGGCAATGTCAGTGGCGACCAAAGCGCGCACGTCGCCGCTCTTGAAGCCGGCCAGCGCCTGCGTACGGGCGGCCTGGCTCTTGTTGCCGTGCAGGGCCATGGCAGTGATGCCGTTCTTTTCCAGGAACTCGGCGACGTTGTTGGCGCCGAACTTGGTGCGCGTGAACACCAGCACCTGGCTCCAGTTTTGCTCGTTGATGATGTGGGCCAGCAGGGCCTTTTTCTTGCCACGGCCGACCGGGTGGATCACCTGGGTGATGCGTTGCACGGTGGTGTTGCGCGGAGTCACCTGCACGCTTTGCGGGTTCTTCAACAGGCCATTGGCCAGGTCACGGATTTCGTCGCTGAAGGTGGCGGAGAACAGCAGGCTCTGCTTTTCCTTGGGCACCAGGGCCAGCACCTTCTTCACGTCATGGATGAAGCCCATGTCCAGCATGCGGTCGGCTTCGTCCAGCACCAGGATTTGCACTTGGCCGAGGTCCAGCATGCCTTGTTGTGCCAGATCCAGCAGACGGCCAGGGGTGGCCACCAGAATGTCCACGCCCTTTTTGAGCTTGGAGATTTGCGGGTTCATGCCAACACCGCCAAAAATCACGGTGGAGGACAGTTGCAGGTACTTGCCGTAAATGCGTGCGGACTCTTCCACCTGGGCGGCGAGTTCACGGGTGGGTGTCAGCACCAGGGCACGGATGCCAGTGCCGCCAAATTTGTTTTGCGCACTGCGGCTCATGGAGAGGCGGTGCAGCAGGGGCAGCATAAAGGCAGCGGTTTTGCCGGTGCCGGTCTGGGCGCCGCCCAGCAGGTCATGGCCTTCCATGACCAGGGGGATGGCTTGCTCCTGGATGGCCGTAGGGGTTTCGTAACCTTCCTCGCGCACGGCTTTCACAATGGCGGGGGCCAGTTTCAATTCTTCGAAGTTCATAGTAGTGCGCCCATCCGGGGCGCTTAAGGATCGGCCTGTACCGCGGTCGCAACAGCGGTTCAGTCAAAGGCAGATGGATTTCAGGGGTGGACGCAAATTGTCGGTCTGGTCCCCAGCAAGGTGCTGGCGTTGTGGGCAACTGACGCGCCACAACAGGCCGTATTGTCGCACGTTGTGCCTTCAACCCCGAAATGGGCGGTTTACCACCGCCTGTTGTGCGGCTTTGGTGGTAACAAAATGTTAGGGAATGTGCGCCCGGGCTGGCCTTGTGCAGGCGCCCGGGTGAGAATGAATAACGATGAACAAATTCCTCTTGCGACGCCTGGGTGTGGCGGATGACCCCGGTGGCTTCAAACCTTCGTTGCACGATTGTCTGGAGGCCGTTCTCACCCAAAGCGACGCCTTGGTGGAAGACATGCTGGCCGGTCTGCAGGCCTCGCTGGCGCCTGCCCGCGGCAAATCGCAGGCCACCCAGCACAGCCCCGCAACGCGGGCCGCCATCCAGATCCTGACCACCCAACCCAGCGCATTGAAGCAACTGTTCGGCAAGGCGCTGCGTGCGGCGGTGTATGGGGGAGACACCCAGCGCGCCAGCGCAGCGGTGCAGGTGCGGTTTGACGATTTCCAATTCCTCGAAGAAGAGCAGATCGACGCCAACATCGAGATGGCCCTGACGCAGCAGGAAGTCCAGATGGCGGTGGACGATGTACTGCCCGCACTCAACGCCCTGGTCAGCAGCCTGATGGGTTTTGTGACGGTACAGGCGCACCTGAGTCCGCTCAAACCGGAGTCGTTTGTTTACGCCCTGCGCGAGAGTCTGTCGGAGCTGATCCCCGAAGACGCGGTTCGGGCTGCGCTGATGACGCCCGTGGCCGGCATGCTGGGTAACAGTCTGCGCCAGTTGTACAAGGAGGTGGGTGAGTGGCTGCGATCCCAGGGTGTGGAACCGGTGGCGCCCCATTCTTCTTCGGTGGGGGGCTTTGGTGCGCCCATCAAGGCGCCGGAAAACGCCGTGTCCCGC belongs to Rhodoferax saidenbachensis and includes:
- a CDS encoding nucleoside-diphosphate sugar epimerase is translated as MGREVLADLLADKRYTKVHSVGRRQLAGSIATHRKLAQHVVDFKDLSTLAALPAVDEVFIALGTTIKVAGSQEAFRAVDYEAVVAAARAARAQGATKLGVVSAMGADPRSSIFYNRVKGEMEVALAGLGFQSVVIARPSMLAGDREALNQPTRAGEGIALVISRVFKPLIPKDYRSITARDVAAGLVQGVQSTLSGVIHLLSGALQGAADRG
- a CDS encoding PaaI family thioesterase; the protein is MSNVSVLETWIAQEQEITNRLNAGAGAGVSRPDQVAGKTGLEMMQAMLRGELPYPPIAKTLDFQLIEVSEGRAVFQGAPGPTHLNPMGGIHGGWYATLLDSALGCAVHTMMPVGRGYTTAELGVNLVKAINPAKAPRVRAIGTVIHCGRQLATAEARIVGPDGTLYAHATTTCLVFELKAS
- a CDS encoding histidinol-phosphate transaminase; this translates as MTVATLTASAELLTRLARPEVRDLPAYNAGLSSEVVRQRYGVSHVARLASNENPLGPSPAVGRALAQLAQTIGLYPDANCRALRAAIAARTGAKPEQVVVGNGSENLLEVLCQAFLEPGDRVVTLLPSFGLHEIYPRMMGAKVQMLPVTPALEFDVDAWCAALTAGPAPKLAMLSNPSNPVGCMLDAAAFRRIVQATPQETLLVIDEAYYEYALRTPGFPDALAELRAQNRPWIVLRTFSKAWGLAGLRVGYGIASDDKLVQMLDRVRTPFNVNLAAQTAALAAWNDVAYMEKCVSDTVAQRQWLATQLHAMGVRMAPSATNFLFVDLQRPNGPVAEALLQRGVVVKPWKEVGYENFIRVSIGSVQDNALFLQAFADAMRNPV
- a CDS encoding MFS transporter, whose protein sequence is MSEQIKKYAVWLVLLAAAGTFALTMGVRQTMGLFMGSLNTSTGLGVGQISLAFAFGQLWWGLTQPFAGAFADRVGAGRVLLLGVALVALGTFITPFMTTTAGLIFAIGVLAAGGAGMAGPAVLMAATTRLLPPEKRGVATGIVNAGGSFGQFLMAPIAGALILGVGWGNAMQVMAAIVLLALPAAFFLKGNNVQAAVPGVKSVSTGEAVRTALRTPSFLLLATGFFVCGFHVAFLATHLPGVVAACGLPVQWGAWALATLGLFNIVGSIAMGWAVGRWRMKSLLSLVYAVRAVAVLVFLFAPKTGPVVLVFAAVMGVSFLSTVPPTAGLVAKFFGTANMATLFGLVMLTHQVGGFLGAYLGGKVFDATGSYDWIWYADILLAIAAALIHLPIKEAKLPARAVAA
- a CDS encoding MarR family winged helix-turn-helix transcriptional regulator — protein: MKTEVKPDIANFHPDKPQGCTNLKLRQLMRRVAQHYDVELAKTGLKTTQYSLLSHVVKLGPIRAVDLAGVMRMSTSTLSRNLQPLAAMGVIEILPGADARSRLISATEAGQHKRTEAQRKWRIAQEGINQTLGAQRVLALHALIDESLELLSPADGENDDV
- a CDS encoding MATE family efflux transporter; translated protein: MSTTAALDPRTRLLLEGPIVSTLLRLGAPMVLVMVAQAAVGLIETWFVGKLGTDALAGMALVFPAVMLMQMMSAGAMGGGIASAIARALGARRLDDADALVFHALVIGLLFAAAFTLSLLLGGRWLYTRMGGSGAALEAAMQYSNWVFAGAVLVWMFNSLSAIIRGTGNMAVPAVVTVGGLVFLVPLSPLLIFGWGPVPAMGIAGGALALLVYYAVGTLVLIAYMRSGRSLLRIGWAHCKMRWPLFKDILRVGVIGAVSTVATNVCIAIATALSGAFGPTAIAGYGTASRLEYLLVPLVFGLGAPLVAMVGTCVGAGQRERAMRATWIGAGMAFLLAEAIGIAAALFPAAWLSLFDSDPAMIAAGARYLQIVGPFYGFFGLGLVLYFASQGAGKLLWPIIGNGARLLVAAVGGLLALQWGGDLGIVFAAQAAAMVVYGVVNAYAIAGGAWFGRPGWPRLPGAWARA
- a CDS encoding DEAD/DEAH box helicase gives rise to the protein MNFEELKLAPAIVKAVREEGYETPTAIQEQAIPLVMEGHDLLGGAQTGTGKTAAFMLPLLHRLSMSRSAQNKFGGTGIRALVLTPTRELAAQVEESARIYGKYLQLSSTVIFGGVGMNPQISKLKKGVDILVATPGRLLDLAQQGMLDLGQVQILVLDEADRMLDMGFIHDVKKVLALVPKEKQSLLFSATFSDEIRDLANGLLKNPQSVQVTPRNTTVQRITQVIHPVGRGKKKALLAHIINEQNWSQVLVFTRTKFGANNVAEFLEKNGITAMALHGNKSQAARTQALAGFKSGDVRALVATDIAARGIDIDDLPHVVNYEIPNVSEDYVHRIGRTGRAGADGAAVNLVCLDEEGFMQDIERFTKQNIEVKIIEGFGPEPGEKGEPIAMGRQTIWGGAGKPPSRDVMQAAARAARTEMMQRVRDNKAGQGGGNGGGNGGGGGRGGPRNGGGGNGGGRGPARGDQQPRPQGARPPQNRGPRQGGGGNSEHQPPAGFTHEGRAPRPSTAQPDPMRTSVDMMAGRGARRGGGGGGYGGGNRGGSNTGGGGYGGNGGGYGGGGGNGRGGNGPRGPRGPGGSSSR